The following coding sequences lie in one Apium graveolens cultivar Ventura chromosome 1, ASM990537v1, whole genome shotgun sequence genomic window:
- the LOC141692837 gene encoding uncharacterized protein LOC141692837 produces the protein MSEFNGKGDPEDHCKKYELLMVGMGHNDIMLCKMFKTYLKGSASMWYKSLKPRSIGSYEQLKRKFLKYYSHLCRKAKDTEALVHCRQRANEELGDYLARFKEEAGMVTNLDKIKAMGFLTAGLDPYKRREYSPKDGKYWGYKDSRRDDQSKRADRYEGSRSGYDRRDSRKEGRKEIDRGAERRRDRDSAVFTPLNAPISKILHEIKGKPVFVRPAKMKVPNHKKNPDKYCDYHRDKGHNTDECYHLKKLIERMIKDGELNQFVRDLRDRLGPKENPEEEVEAHEPERRDGIRGEVKTISGGSILDKDSKTAKKKYARQVYNLYQFGQAKPHMPMTFSIEDYEDVIRPHEDPLIINPIIG, from the exons ATGAGCGAGTTCAACGGGAAAGGAGACCCCGAGGACCACTGTAAAAAGTATGAACTCCTGATGGTTGGGATGGGCCACAACGATATCATGTTGTGCAAAATGTTCAAGACTTATCTCAAAGGGTCTGCTTCGATGTGGTACAAATCCCTGAAGCCTCGGTCCATCGGGTCTTACGAGCAGTTGAAGAGGAAATTCTTAAAGTACTACTCGCACCTATGCCGAAAGGCAAAGGATACCGAAGCCTTGGTCCACTGTCGGCAGAGGGCGAATGAAGAGCTGGGGGATTATCTCGCTAGGTTCAAGGAAGAAGCGGGGATGGTCACTAATCTGGATAAAATCAAAGCAATGGGCTTCCTAACGGCGGGGCTAGACCCCTATAAG AGGCGAGAATATTCGCCGAAAGATGGAAAGTATTGGGGGTATAAAGACTCAAGAAGGGACGACCAATCAAAGCGAGCCGACAGATATGAGGGCTCAAGATCAGGATATGACCGGAGGGATAGCAGAAAGGAAGGAAGGAAAGAAATAGATCGTGGGGCCGAACGACGTCGAGATAGAGATTCGGCCGTGTTCACTCCTTTGAATGCGCCGatctccaagattctccatgaGATAAAGGGCAAGCCAGTATTTGTCCGCCCCGCCAAGATGAAGGTCCCGAACCACAAGAAAAACCCCGATAAGTACTGTGACTATCACAGGGACAAGGGGCATAACACTGATGAATGTTATCACCTCAAGAAGCTCATTGAGCGCATGATCAAAGATGGTGAGCTTAATCAGTTCGTCCGAGATCTGAGAGATAGATTGGGGCCGAAGGAGAACCCGGAGGAGGAAGTAGAGGCCCATGAGCCAGAGCGAAGGGACGGGATAAGGGGCGAAGTAAAAACTATATCTGGGGGAAGCATCCTGGATAAGGATAGCAAGAcagcaaagaagaagtatgcccGACAGGTGTACAATCTGTATCAATTCGGACAGGCAAAGCCCCACATGCCCATGACCTTCAGCATTGAAGACTATGAGGATGTCATTCGCCCGCACGAGGACCCTCTCATCATCAATCCTATCATCGGGTAG